The DNA segment GCAGCATCACGCACCGACCGGGCCGCTCCCCGCCGATCCCGGCGGCCACCTTTGCCAGCTCTCGCTCCAACGTCGCCAGCTCCTGGCGACGGCCCACGAAGTCCGCCACGTCCACCGACCTCCACGCATGACACTAACGGCAATGTTACTAACATAGACGTTAGTCACCCCCCGCCGTCACTCACGAGCGCGAACCGTGGATCTGTGCCGCGAGAACAGAGCCGCAGTCCTCGCCGTTCTCGATCGCTTTGCCCCGATCACGATCGTCTCCGCTCACGGCAAGGAACGGACGGACTCAACGGAGAGCGGAAGAGGCAACGGGCAACCCCGTCGAACCCCGATTCTTGAGGCACGTCTCGTGCCAGACTCATTCCCGGATGCGAAGCGAAACGACTCCGTCACGATAAGTGTTCACCGCCGACGGTCTTCGCGTCGGCCAGTGAACGTCGAACGAAAGTTCCCCGTGGGGGCGCACAGCTGTCACGGTCGCTGTTCAAGGGGAGGTTAATGATGAGTACAACTTTGCGTTTCGGCCCGGAACTTCGCCGTCTGCGACAGGAAACGGGTCTTACTCTGACCGAGTTATCCATGGCGCTCAACTACGACAAGGGGCACCTCAGCAAGGTCGAGCGCGGGGAGCGTGCCGCGTCCCCCGATCTGGCCCGGCGGTGCGACGCCTTCCTCGGCGCGAACGGCGAGCTGCAGCGCCTGGCCATCCGCCCCGAGACCGACTCGGACACCACCGACCCCCCGGCCGCCCCGAGCCTCCTGCTCGTCGGACGTCGGACGTCGGGCGGTCCTCGCGGCGGGTACGGGTTCGCTGATCGGCCTCGGCCTGAAACTCGGCGGTCGGGCGCCCTCTGCCGCCGATCCCCTCCTTCCCTCCTTCCGGATGCAATTCGACCAGCTGCGACAGCTCGGCCAGTCCACCGCGCCGAAGCTCCTGCTTCCCCTGCTGGAGACGCAAACGCGCACCGTCGCCGGGCTGGCCGCCGACACCCCGTCCGCCACTCGGGCCCCCGCGCTCCTGCTCGCGTCGCGGTTCGCGGAGTTCACCGGCTGGATGGCCCAGGAGGCCGGGGACAGTGATGCGGCACTCCGCTGGACCGGTGAGGCCGCCGAACTGGCGCGCGTCGGGGGCGATCCGTACCTCGGTTCCTACGCGCTCGTGCGACGCGCCCTGGTCACGCTCTACGGCGGGGACGCCGCAAGCACCGTCGCGCTGGCCCGCCGGGCCCAGAGCGACGAACTCCCGCCGCGCATCCGGGGACTCGCGGCTCAGCGGGAGGCGCAGGGGCACGCGCTCGTCGGCGACGAACGCGACTGCCTCCGCAGCCTCGACAGAGCGCGGGAGTTGCTCGACAGCGACGACGCCCGCAGCGGCACCGAGCCCGTGATCGGCACCACCCACGTGAGCGATCCGGCAGCGATGACGACCGGCTGGTGCCTGCACGACCTCGGTCGCCCCAAGGCCGCCGCCGAGGCCCTCGACCAGGAGTGCCGCCGCCTCCCGCCGCACGCGCTGCGCACCCGGGCCCGGTACGGCTTCCGCAGGTCATTGGCCCACGCCGCCTCGGGAGAGGTCGAGCACGCGTGCACCATCGCCGGGGAACTCCTGGCAATGATGCCGGCCGTGCCCTCGGCGACGGTGAACAGCGACGTCCGGCGTCTCGCACGGGAACTCTCCCGGTTCCGGAGCAGCCGGGCCGTACGCGATCTGCAGCCGGCGCTGGCAGGGGTACTCGCCCCCGCGCACGACTGAGACCGGCTCCACGACCGGCACCGGCTCGAGCCGCCCGGCTCGCCGGACCACCCGGCCCCTCCGGATCCCACGATCCCGGCGGAACCCTCTGATCCCCGTCCGATGCATCGCGCCGCGCCCCGGCTTCACCGGGCTGCCCGCGACAGGTGACGCGCCGGGCGGCGCACCTCCATCCGTACGCCCTCCCGTGGCCGCGGCATGCCGTCACACGGTCGGGACCTCATGGCCCACGCGGACCGGGGCCCCGGAACCCAGCCCCACGGCCCCCGCGCTCGTGCCCGTTCACCCCGTCTTCCGTCTTCGTCTCACGAAGGGAACCTTCATGCCCGACGTCTTCGTCAACTACCGCACAGGCGACGAGGAATCCGCCGCGACCATGATCGCTCGGGAGCTCTCCCGACGGTTCGGCGCCGAGCGGATCTTCTTCGCCAGCAACTCGATCGAACTCGGACACCGCTTCCCGGTGGAGCTGGTCAGGGCGGTGGAGGAGTGCGAGGCGCTCCTCGCCGTGATCGGCCCGCGCTGGGCGGAGGTGCAGGGGGCCGATGGCCGCCCCGCCCTCGAAGCCGAGCAGGACTGGACCCGGCGTGAGATCCAGAGCGCACTCGACCGCGGGGTCCTGGTGATCCCCGTGCTCGTCGGAAAGGCCACGCGGATCGACCGCGCCGTCCTCCCGAACGACCTGCGGGAGCTGGCGGACTGCCAGTACCGGCGGTTCGACCACCGCAACGCCGAGTCGGACCTGACGGCGCTCGGCGACGCTCTCGCCCGGCTGCTGCCCGACCTGGGCGCGGTGGACCGCGACGTCCTAGCGGCGCGGGACCGGGCGGAGGCGAAGTCCCGCAAGAAGTCGGGCCAGGATGCCGGGCACACCAGGATGCGGACGCGCGACGTCGAACAGCGCGTGCGCGGTGGCATCGGAAACCTCAACGGAGACCTGTCCGGCACCTTCGTCAACGAGCCGCAGGGGCCCGTGAACACCGGTCGGGGCCATCAGTACAACGCACCTCACTTCGAGGGCGACAACACCGGGCTCCAGTTCACGGCGGGCGACAACAGCGGTACGGTCCACCAGCGCTTCGAGCGCGAGCGCCGGCACGCGGACGACGGACGATGACCGAGCAGGACCGCGTCACCGTCAACGATCCGCGCGGCCCGGTGAACAACAGCGAGGGGCACCAGTACGTCTTCTACGGCGTCGGCGCTGACTGGATGATCCGCAAAGGGGTCGAGTCCCTCCGGATCACCCGCGAGGACCGGGTGCGCCTGGCCGACCGGTTCGTTCCGCCGGTGGGCTACCGCGTTGCCGCCGACCGTCTGGAGAAGCCCGGATCAGTAGTGCTGCTGGAGGCTCCGCCCGGCAGCGGTCGCCGCGCCGCGGCGGTCATGCTGCTGCACGAGCTCGGTGAGGATGAGGGCGACGACGAGGGGGACCGGTTCGAGGAGCTTCCCGCCACGGGCACGGACGAAGTCCCTCTCGCCCCCGGGGAGGGGGACCGCTTCCTCCTCGACCTCTCCGGGATCACCGACGAGGCGGAGTACGCCGAGGCCCAGCACCCCCTGGCCGTGCTCCGGTCACAGGTCCAGGAGGCGGGGGCCTACATGGCCGTCGTCCTGCCCTCCGGCATGGAGCACGCCCACGCGCCGGACCTCGAACCGCACACGGTGACGCTGGGGCGCCCCAGGGGCATCGCCGTCGTCACCCGGTACCTCCGCATGGACCGGATGGCCTTCCGCCCGGCGGATCTGGGGAGTCCCAGCCTCCAGCGCCTGTGCGCCGGCTCCCCCATGCGGGAACTGGCGCGGCTCGCGGGGCTGGTGAGGGCCGCTCGCGACAGCGGCCGGTTCGGCACCTGCTTCGCGGGATGGCTCGACCAGGCGATGCACGCGGTGACCGACCGGGCCGGTGAGGTGGGCCGGCAGGTGGCCACGGTCCGCACCACACCCGAGCGAGCCCTGCTGCTCGCGACAGCGATGTTCGAGGAGGTCCGCGCCGACACCGTCTACGAGGCATGGCACGGCCTGATGAGGACGGTGAGGCACGAGGAGGAGGCGACGACCGAGCTTGCGCGGACGGATTTCAGGGAGCGGTTGGCGGCCCTTGAGATCGAGCGGGACCCGGACGGACGGCTCCGCTTCGAGCGACTGGCCTACGCCGACGCGGTACGGAGGTACTTCTGGGCGAACTTCCCCGGGGTGCGCGACGACCTCAGGGACTGGATCGGCCGTGCCGCCGGGCTCCGCGGCCTCACCACGGACGACCGGGTGAACGTCGCCATCCGCTTCGGCGAGCGGTCCCTGGCCGTCGGGCGGCCCGACCACCTCTTCGACGTTGTGGTCCGCTGGGCGGACAGCGCGACCGGCGCGTCCTGCGACTCGCGAGCCGTGGCGGCCCTCGAACTCGGCCTCGGCCACGAGAGGTTCGGGGGATGGTTCCGCAAGCGGGTGTACGAGTGCGTGAGGCCCGGCCCCTTGTCGGACGGCCTCGTCCGCGTCCTGACCGTCGCGTGCCGGCAGAGCCTCGGCGCGACACACCCGCATCAGGCGATGGTGCGGCTCCACTACCTCGCCGTACGGAAGGGAGGGGCGGCGAGCGAAGCCCGGGAGGCCCTTCTCGACCTCGGCGGTCGCGACCGTCGGCTCTACCGACTGCTGATCGACCGCCTGCGGTACCGGGTGCATCGGGAGCCTCGCGGGGCGGAGCCCCATCTCGGGCTGCTCGCTGAGCTGTTGAAGAGCGAGCGGGCACCGGATCAGCCCCCGTGGCCGGACCTGTTCCTGGGCTGGGAGACGGTTTTCTCCCAGCCGCCGACGGAGCTCTGGAAACCGCTGGTGAGCAGTTGGCTGACGGCCGCGGCGGTCGACAGCACGCGGGAGATGGCGCTGGGCGTGATGGTCGGTGCGACGCGCGGCCGCGCAGCCGCTCTCCACCGCCTCTACGCCATCGCCTGCGACTGGGCGGGAACCACGAGCCGTCCCTCCCGGGCGGCGGCCGTCGCCGCCCTCTTCTGGCAGCACATCGACCACGCGCAATACGCCCGCACGGAGACCACGGGGCGTGCGGACGCCGGACCACGGACCACGGAAGAGGCACGATGAAACACCGCTTTCCCAGCCTGCTGTTCGTCGCTCTCTGCGGCCTCGCACCGGCTGCGCTCGGAAACCTCCTGAGCTGGTCGGCGTGGCTATGGGGCTTCATGTCCATGGTCACGGTCTCCGGCTCCCTGCTGCTCGTGATGACAGTCCTCAGCGGCGGCCGCGCGTCAGCCGACCCGTACGAGCCCGGAGAACCGGAGCCGCCCGCCACGCCGGCGGAGCCGCCGTACCAGGAGACGCGGGTGGTCGACGCGGCACTGCCGAGCGCGGCGGACGGCTACGACTTCCTCTTCTCCGCCACCGTGTGGTGGAGGCCGGCTCTCGACCGTGCCGAACCGTCCAGCGGCGCCTCCCCGGCCCTCGCCGTGTCCTCGATCGTCAGCCGGGCCCTGGAGGTCGTCCAGCGCGAAGAGCCCGGCCGGGCGAGCTTCGCGCGGCATCTCCTCGAAGGCGAGCTGGGTGTCCCGCTCCCGGACCTGAGCGGACGGGTGAAGGCCTTGGCGGCCGATGTGACGCTGGCCCTCGCCCCCGCCGACCGCGAGCGCCTGCGGAAGTTGAACGACCTCCGCAAGGACGAGGAGATCTGGGAGTACGAGCGTCAGCACGAGCGCAACAAGCGGCGCTACCTCGGAGACGACGTGCTCAAGAGCGCGGGCAGCGCGGTGGTGTGGTGGCTGGCCCGTCACGAGAACGAAATCGAGACGGCGGTCGACATGATCGGCCCGCTCGCCCGGATCGCGGCGGCGGCCAACGACGAAGAGGTGCCCGAGCTCTTCCGCCACCTGCTCGCCGCCCGTGAACGCGCGGAGCGAAACGACCGTCGGCGGTCCGCTGTGGGACGGTCACGGCCAGGGAGGAGGGGCGTTCGACCGCGAGGAGGAAGTAGGGGTGTCGGATCGGCTGCTGCTGTTGCTGACGGCGGTGGGCCTGAAGCCGGACATGGACGAGTACACGGTGTTCGTGCACCGTGTGGTGCGGAGCCTGGAAGCGGCCGGACTGGACGAGGCCGCCGAGGAGATCAGGCGAACCCTTCTCCCGGCGCCCGACGAATGCGGGGACGAGGGACCGGAGGGTGGCCCTTCGAGCGAGGGAGGCACCACCGGGCCCTGGTCGGCAGGCTTCCCCGACCCCGAGAGCTCGCCGTCCAGCAACGCGGCCGCGGCCCCGGATGCCGACGCAGATACGGGCAGGTTCAAGCCGGGGACGGCAGGGACCGGCACAGGCGAACAAGACCAAAGCCGGTGGGAGACAAGCGGAGACAACACGGCATCTCCGCACTTCTGGGAAACCTCGCACACCCCGCACCGGCCCACCGCACCTCGTACGAGGGACGAGGACTACGAGGACGGGAACTGACCCTATAGGCGGCCGGCTCTCCGAGGCTCCCCTCACCACACACCGTGGCCGGGGGAGCCCTTCCCTGCCCCGATGCCGATGGGGCAGCTATCCCAGCGCCACCCCAACACGGGAAAAGCCAGGGGCCCGGCCCCGAAGAGCCGTACCCTCTCTGACCTGCACATTCACCAAATCAGCCCTGTAGCGGTAGGTCACCCGCGACACATTGAACCGGAATGTCGGAGGCTCGGCTGTCACCTGCGGTGATCGTCCGATTCAGAATACGATCCAGCGTCGATCCAGCCCCCGGGCCGACCCACCACCGGCAGCGTTCGGAACTGGCCCCGCATCGTCCCCGCCTCATCAGGACGAGTTGGTCCGGGACGCGGAGCGGTCTGCATCACGGTCCGGCAGCGGGCGGGGGCTGAGCGAACAGCTACAGCGGCGGCGGGCAAAGGCCGGCCAGGGAGGAAACCCGGCTTTCCTCTCGCTATCGTCGTGACTCCGTGTACTTGTTGATCTCTTCCAGGGCTGCCGCCACGTTCCCTTGCTCGAAGGCGAGTCGACCGGCCGGTGCCGCCAATTCAAACCGCAGCACGCGAGGGTCACCGTTCGCCGTAATCAAGGCGCAGTCGACTCGCGGTGTCGCCGACTCAGCACTGGCACTGGCTTCGTCGATCCTGGCCTGTGGCGCTGCCAACGTGATGTCCAGTTCAAGGGCCTCGAAGCCTGCCGCCTGCAAGCGGGCACGCAGCTCCGTGATCACGCGCAGCGCGACGTCCTCCATGGCGCCGTCCCGAAGCGGGTATTCCAGATCAAGCGGCTCCCTACCGAACCCCATCTTCTCCCGCACATGCAGCCGGAGTATGTCCGTTCTCAGTACCGAGTGGCGATCCAGGATGAAGACCAGAACCATGGCCGTCTTCACAGCGTCGGCAACGGTGTCTTCCTCTGCCATGGGGGGCAGCAGCCATTCCTGCTTCTCCTCTGCCACACGTTCCGGCCGCTGCCCCTGAAGCAGAGCGGTGATGCCCTCCGCCGGTGAAACACCGAGGAGCCACGAGCCGCCGTGATCGACGGAGAAGAGACGAGCCTGCTCGTCGACGGCGAGCAGAGCATCGGAGTCGGTTCGACCGAAGGGAAACAGTTTGATGCCCAGCGCCTCACTCAACCCGGCAAGCGTGCTGTGGGTGTACCGGCCGAGACGGGGATCCACTGTGCATCCCGTGGCGGCCACCTGCAGCCCGGGCACCGTGGGCCGGAAAGTCAATCCGTGAAACTCGCGAACGCTCTGTTCTGCGGCCGGAAAGACCCCCCATCGCCCAGGACCGGACTGCGCGACCGTGCTTACGGTCTCCAATATCGCGAGCATCCCGTCGTTACCGGTATCCCTACCGGGTTGCCACCCTGCGGTGTGAAGCACGCACCTGTCATCAGTCACGGCCCATGATCCTCACGCCGAGTTCGTCGAGCAGCGCGGAGCACGAACGGCAGGGCAGCGTCGGTTGTCCATGCTCTGGATCACCGGGCTCACGGATGAGCCGCGAGAGGATTACGGCATTCGTGAAGTGTGGCGCTGCGGCTTCCAGCGTGACATGGCTCCCACCTGGCCGCTCCTCGTCCAAACGCCACAACTGGTCTGAGACAAGCGCCGATTCGGCACAGTACCCCATGAATGGTTCACGCAACTGCACGGGCAAAAAGCGCAGGAAGCGGTCGACCGCCGGATGCAGATTGGGTTCCCCGCTACCTGCAAGATTGGTCTGGCTGAGCACCATGTCATTGATGAGCAGTGATGACGCGACACCCGGGACTGGGCTAGACAAAGAAATCCTCCGCATCCTGCAGACGACTACCTTCGAGACGCTTGACAAACGCCTCAATGGGCCGCTCGGCCACGAAGTACGAACCCGTTTCGTGCAGGTAAAAGATTCGCTCCGTGTCGTCCATAAGCACGATGCCGAGCTCCCGCGTTTCGTACGCCACAGGAAAAATCGGCCTGCCGAGATTTTGACTCAGCTCGACTATGTCTTCAGCATCGCCTTCGTACCCGAATGTTGGCGTCACGACCATCTTGATGCCAGGGCTTCGAGGGTAGGGGAATTCAAGGTTGCCATACTCACGCACAAAAGCTGTGGCGCACCGCAACGGAGCAATGTTCACGCCTTGATCCGTGAAATCTTGGATTCTGTCCGCAATGAGCCGGTCGGCCTCCTCGCCGATGTCCCGACCCGGGAACCATCCGTGCTCCGCCAGCCACGATCTGACTTCTTCTTCTCCGATCACGGTTTCCATCACTCCTCAAACGCCTACCTAGCCTCCATGCGGGATGATACCGAGCCGCGGCAGCA comes from the Streptomyces angustmyceticus genome and includes:
- a CDS encoding helix-turn-helix domain-containing protein, translated to MSTTLRFGPELRRLRQETGLTLTELSMALNYDKGHLSKVERGERAASPDLARRCDAFLGANGELQRLAIRPETDSDTTDPPAAPSLLLVGRRTSGGPRGGYGFADRPRPETRRSGALCRRSPPSLLPDAIRPAATARPVHRAEAPASPAGDANAHRRRAGRRHPVRHSGPRAPARVAVRGVHRLDGPGGRGQ
- a CDS encoding DNA-binding protein, giving the protein MAADTPSATRAPALLLASRFAEFTGWMAQEAGDSDAALRWTGEAAELARVGGDPYLGSYALVRRALVTLYGGDAASTVALARRAQSDELPPRIRGLAAQREAQGHALVGDERDCLRSLDRARELLDSDDARSGTEPVIGTTHVSDPAAMTTGWCLHDLGRPKAAAEALDQECRRLPPHALRTRARYGFRRSLAHAASGEVEHACTIAGELLAMMPAVPSATVNSDVRRLARELSRFRSSRAVRDLQPALAGVLAPAHD
- a CDS encoding toll/interleukin-1 receptor domain-containing protein, producing the protein MPDVFVNYRTGDEESAATMIARELSRRFGAERIFFASNSIELGHRFPVELVRAVEECEALLAVIGPRWAEVQGADGRPALEAEQDWTRREIQSALDRGVLVIPVLVGKATRIDRAVLPNDLRELADCQYRRFDHRNAESDLTALGDALARLLPDLGAVDRDVLAARDRAEAKSRKKSGQDAGHTRMRTRDVEQRVRGGIGNLNGDLSGTFVNEPQGPVNTGRGHQYNAPHFEGDNTGLQFTAGDNSGTVHQRFERERRHADDGR
- a CDS encoding SUKH-3 domain-containing protein, with protein sequence MTDDRCVLHTAGWQPGRDTGNDGMLAILETVSTVAQSGPGRWGVFPAAEQSVREFHGLTFRPTVPGLQVAATGCTVDPRLGRYTHSTLAGLSEALGIKLFPFGRTDSDALLAVDEQARLFSVDHGGSWLLGVSPAEGITALLQGQRPERVAEEKQEWLLPPMAEEDTVADAVKTAMVLVFILDRHSVLRTDILRLHVREKMGFGREPLDLEYPLRDGAMEDVALRVITELRARLQAAGFEALELDITLAAPQARIDEASASAESATPRVDCALITANGDPRVLRFELAAPAGRLAFEQGNVAAALEEINKYTESRR
- a CDS encoding YwqJ-related putative deaminase, whose amino-acid sequence is MVLSQTNLAGSGEPNLHPAVDRFLRFLPVQLREPFMGYCAESALVSDQLWRLDEERPGGSHVTLEAAAPHFTNAVILSRLIREPGDPEHGQPTLPCRSCSALLDELGVRIMGRD
- a CDS encoding SUKH-3 domain-containing protein; its protein translation is METVIGEEEVRSWLAEHGWFPGRDIGEEADRLIADRIQDFTDQGVNIAPLRCATAFVREYGNLEFPYPRSPGIKMVVTPTFGYEGDAEDIVELSQNLGRPIFPVAYETRELGIVLMDDTERIFYLHETGSYFVAERPIEAFVKRLEGSRLQDAEDFFV